A segment of the Streptomyces sp. L2 genome:
CGCCCCGCCGTACGGCAGAAGCAACGCCGCCGTACCGCACCCGCGGGGTCCGCACCCGCCCGACCGCCTACCACCCGAGCCCACGGGGGGTCCGCACCCATGCGCAAGCCGTACGTCCTCCTCCTGAGCCTGCTCGGCCTGTTCCTCGCCGGCACCGCCGCCCCCACATCCGCCCACGCCGCCGACAACGGCAGCTGGTCCGTCTACCCGGTGGCCTCCAAGATCGCCGCGCGCCCCTACTTCTACCTCTCCGCCGACCCCGGGCAGACCGTCACCGACAAGGTGGCCGTCGCCAACAAGACGGGCCGGCCGCTCACCTTCCGGCTGTACGCCGCCGACGCCTACAACACCGCCCGCGACGGCGGCTTCGCCGTGCGCACGGTGAAGGAGACGATGCACGGGGTGGGCGCCTGGGCCCGGACCGCGAAGACCCGGATCACCGTGCCCGCGCACAAGACCGTCACCGTGCCGTTCACACTGCGCGTCCCCGAGGGCGCCGAACCCGGCGACCACCCCGGCGCGATCGTCGCCCTGGACGAACACGTCGACCCCGGCAGCGGCAGGGTCGCGCTCGGCGTGCAGCGGGCCGTCGGCGCCCGCGTCTACCTCCGGGTCGGCGGCCCCACACTCCCCGCGCTGTCCGTCGAGCACGTGCACATCGGCCACCACCAGCCGCTCGTCCCGGGCCTCGGCGACAGCACGGCGACGATCACCTACACCCTGCGCAACACCGGGAACGTCACCCTGCACCCGAAGGTGGACCTCAGGGCGCGCGGACTGTTCGGGCGCACGCTGCTCGACCGCGACCTCACCCGGGTCCCCTCCGAGCTGCTGCCGGGCCAGCACGTCACGCTCACCGAGTCCTGGCACGGCGCGCCCCAGCTGAACCGGGCCGCCGTCACGCTCACCGCGAGCGCGCCGGGCACCCGCCAGTCGGCGAGCGCGTCCTTCCTGGCACTGCCCTGGCTGGTGGTGGCCCTGGTGTTCGCCGCCGGAGTGGTGACGGGCGTCCTGCTGGTCAGAGCGCGTCGGGGCCGCGCTCGCCGGTCCGCACCCGTACGACGGTCTCGACGGGCAGCGCCCACACCTTCCCGTCCCCGATCTTCCCCGTCTGCGCGGCCCTGACGATCGCGTCGATCACGTCGTCGGCGACCAGGTCGTCGACGACCACCTCGATGCGGACCTTCGGCACCAGGTCGACCCGGTACTCGGCCCCGCGGTACACCTCGGTGTGGCCGCGCTGCCTGCCGTAGCCGCTGGCCTCGGTCACGGTCATGCCGTGCACGCCCAGCTCCTGCAGGGCGGTCTTGACCTCGTCGAGGCGGTACGGCTTGACGATCGCGGTGATGAGCTTCATGCCTGGGACTTGACCTTCTGCGCGGAGGAGACGACGGGGGACGCGCCGACCGGGGCGCCGTGCCCCAGGACCCCGTGATCGTAGGCCGTCTCGGCGTGCACCGTAAGGTCCAGTCCGGTGTACTCGTGCTCCTCGCTCGCCCGGAAGCCCAGCGTCCTGTCGAGCAGCTTGCCGAGGCCGTACGTCACCGCGAACGCGTACGCGGCCACGGCGAGGATCCCCACCAGCTGCCGGCCGAGCGGGGCGAGCCCGCCGCCGTAGAACAGGCCCTCCACGCGGCCGGTCATCGCCTTCTCGGCGAACAGGCCGATCAGCAGGGTGCCGATGATCCCGCCGACCAGGTGGACGCCGACGACGTCCAGGGAGTCGTCGTAGTTCAGCCTGAACTTCCAGCTCACCGCGTAACTGCAGACCACACCGGCGGCCAGGCCCACGACGAGCGCGCCGAGCAGCGAGACCGTGCCGCACGACGGGGTGATCGCGACCAGGCCGGCCACCGCGCCGGACGCCGCGCCCAGGGTCGTCGGGTGGCCGTCGCGCCGCTGCTCCACGAACAGCCAGCCGAGCAGACCGGTGCAGCCGGCCGCGAGCGTGTTGAGGAAGGCCGCCGCGGCGAGGCCGTTGGCGCCGAGCGCGGAGCCCGCGTTGAACCCGAACCAGCCGAACCAGAGCAGACCCGCGCCGAGGACCACCATGGGCAGGTTGTGCGGGCGCATGGCGTCCTTCTTGAAGCCCAGGCGCGGCCCGAGCACCAGGCACAGCGCGAGCCCGGACGCGCCCGACGCGATCTCCACCGGCATGCCGCCCGCGAAGTCCAGCGCCCCCAGTTTCGCGCCGATCCAGCCCCCCGGGCCCCACACCCAGTGGGCGATCGGAACGTATACGAGCAGCGTCCACACCGGCACGAACAGCAGCCACGCCGAGAACCTGGTGCGGTCGGCGACGGCGCCGCTGATCAGGGCGGCCGTGACGATGGCGAAGGTCAGCTGGAAGGTGGCGAAGAGCAGGGTCGGCACCGAGCCGTGGACGCTGCCCGGCCCGAGGTGCGCCATGCCCGCCTCGCCGAGGCCGCCGATCAGTCCGCCGCCGATGTCGTCACCGAACGCCAGGGAGTAGCCGCCGGCCAGCCAGACCACCGTGACCAGGGCGATCGACACGAAACTCATCATCAGCATGTTGAGGACGCTCTTCGTGCGGACCATGCCGCCGTAGAACAGGGCCAGGCCCGGCGTCATCAGCAGGACGAGGGCGGTCGAGGCGAGCAGCCAGGCGGTGTCGCCGGTGTCGAGGTGAGCGGCGGCGAGGGTCACGGGCGTCTCCAGCGGTGTGGGGGCCAGGGCGGGTTGCGAAAGTCCCGTCTGCCGCGCGACGCCATGCACGCACTCTCGCCGCACCGGGCCCTGACCCAAGTACATCCAGTACGAGGATCAGGGCCCGGCACGCCGAGAGCACGCACCTGACGCCGCGCGGCCCGCCCTCCGGGCGAACGACGGGACTTTCGCAACACGCCCTAGTCGGAAGCGTCACCGGCGTGCGTTTCCGGTCGCGTACGGGTGTGTTTCCGTGACGTTTCGTTGCGTGCGGGTTTCGTCAAGCTCACACCAAGAGCCGGTGGGGACCGCCGGTGCGGCGCGGCCCGGTGGATCAGGGAGAATGGGCGCCATGAGCGTGCGTACCCAGTCATCCGAGCAGCCGGCCGAGGCCGCCCACCGCGCCGGCTTCGCCTGCTTCGTGGGCCGCCCCAACGCGGGCAAGTCCACCCTCACGAACGCTCTGGTCGGGCAGAAGGTGGCGATCACCGCCAACCAGCCGCAGACGACCCGGCACACCGTACGGGGCATCGTGCACCGCCCCGACGCCCAGCTGATCCTGGTCGACACCCCCGGCCTGCACAAGCCGCGCACCCTGCTCGGCGAGCGCCTCAACGACGTCGTCCGCACCACGTGGGCCGAGGTCGACGTGATCGGCTTCTGCCTGCCGGCGAACGAGAAGATCGGCCCCGGCGACCGCTTCATCGCCAAGGAACTGGCCGGGATCAGGAAGACCCCGAAGATCGCCGTCGTCACCAAGACCGACCTGGTGGACTCCAAGACCCTCGCCGAGCAGCTGATCGCGATCGACGCCCTGGGCAAGGAGCTGGGCTTCGAGTGGGCGGAGATCGTGCCGGTGTCGGCGGTCGGCGACAAGCAGGTGAGTCTGCTGGCCGACCTGATCGTCCCGCTGCTGCCGGAGGGCCCGGCCCTCTACCCCGAGGGCGACCTCACGGACGAGCCCGAGCAGGTCATGATCGCGGAACTCATCCGGGAGGCGGCGCTGGAAGGTGTCCGCGATGAGCTGCCGCACTCCATCGCGGTGGTCGTGGAGGAGATGCTGCCGCGCGAGGACCGGCCCGCCGACCGGCCGCTCCTCGACATCCACGCCAACCTCTACATCGAGCGCCCCAGCCAGAAGGGGATCATCATCGGGCCCAAGGGCAAGCGGCTGAAGGACGTCGGCATTAAGTCCCGCAAGCAGATCGAGGCGCTGCTGGGGACGCCGGTCTTCCTCGATCTGCATGTGAAGGTCGCGAAGGACTGGCAGCGGGATCCGAAGCAGTTGCGGCGACTGGGGTTCTGAGTCTCCCACCCGCCCGACTCGCTTGGTCGAGCGGTGGCCGTCACGGGGCTCCGCCCCGGACCCCTGGGTTTCCGCCGCCCGTCCGGCTCGGGTGGCCGGGCATGTTCTGGAGGCCCACCACTCTCAGGAGCTGGAGTTTGTCGTGGGACTCCGTGCCGGGGCGGGCCGTGTGGATGATGAGGTGGTGCGGTGGCCGTTGCCGAGGAGGGCCTCGCAGTCGAGCTCCAGGAGGCCGACCACGGGGTGCTGGAAGCGTTTGGTGCCGGGACGGCGCAGCGACACCTCGTGCTCGTCCCAGAGGCGGGCGAACTCCGCGCTGGCCGACCGTAGTTCGGCGGCCAGGGCGGCCGGCTCCGGGTCGTCGGGGTGGGCCGCCGCCACCGCCCGGAGGCTCGCCACGTGATCCCGGGCGTGCCCCGGGAGGCCCTCCGGCGGGAAGAGCGCGCGGGCCGTCGGGTCGAGGAAGAAGCGCCGGGTCAGGTTCCGCTCCCGGGCCGGGCGGGCGGACGCGTCGCCGACGAGCGCCTTCGCCAGCGCGTTCTGCGCCAGCACCTCCCCGCAGTCCGTGACCACCTGCGCCGCCGCGTCGTGGAGCCGGTCCAGGACCAGCATCAGCCCCGGCCGGACGTGGGACGACGGGTCTGTACGCTCCCCGCGCCGACGGCCGCGCCTACAACATCGCCGACGACGTCCCCGTCACCGCCCTGGAACTCCACCAGTTGCTCGGCGCCCCGCTCCCGGACTCCGAGGAGACCGATCCCGATCCCTGGCACGGGCTCCTGTCCACCGACCGTATCCGCCGTGAACTGGGCTACCGGCCGTACTACCCGACCGTGTGGGCCGCCCGCGACGCCGGAGCGCTCTGACGCACCGGCTCACCGCACCCCGTGGATCCGGTTCACCAGCACCGCTCCCGCCAGCCCG
Coding sequences within it:
- the era gene encoding GTPase Era, whose amino-acid sequence is MSVRTQSSEQPAEAAHRAGFACFVGRPNAGKSTLTNALVGQKVAITANQPQTTRHTVRGIVHRPDAQLILVDTPGLHKPRTLLGERLNDVVRTTWAEVDVIGFCLPANEKIGPGDRFIAKELAGIRKTPKIAVVTKTDLVDSKTLAEQLIAIDALGKELGFEWAEIVPVSAVGDKQVSLLADLIVPLLPEGPALYPEGDLTDEPEQVMIAELIREAALEGVRDELPHSIAVVVEEMLPREDRPADRPLLDIHANLYIERPSQKGIIIGPKGKRLKDVGIKSRKQIEALLGTPVFLDLHVKVAKDWQRDPKQLRRLGF
- a CDS encoding P-II family nitrogen regulator, translating into MKLITAIVKPYRLDEVKTALQELGVHGMTVTEASGYGRQRGHTEVYRGAEYRVDLVPKVRIEVVVDDLVADDVIDAIVRAAQTGKIGDGKVWALPVETVVRVRTGERGPDAL
- a CDS encoding ammonium transporter, whose amino-acid sequence is MTLAAAHLDTGDTAWLLASTALVLLMTPGLALFYGGMVRTKSVLNMLMMSFVSIALVTVVWLAGGYSLAFGDDIGGGLIGGLGEAGMAHLGPGSVHGSVPTLLFATFQLTFAIVTAALISGAVADRTRFSAWLLFVPVWTLLVYVPIAHWVWGPGGWIGAKLGALDFAGGMPVEIASGASGLALCLVLGPRLGFKKDAMRPHNLPMVVLGAGLLWFGWFGFNAGSALGANGLAAAAFLNTLAAGCTGLLGWLFVEQRRDGHPTTLGAASGAVAGLVAITPSCGTVSLLGALVVGLAAGVVCSYAVSWKFRLNYDDSLDVVGVHLVGGIIGTLLIGLFAEKAMTGRVEGLFYGGGLAPLGRQLVGILAVAAYAFAVTYGLGKLLDRTLGFRASEEHEYTGLDLTVHAETAYDHGVLGHGAPVGASPVVSSAQKVKSQA
- a CDS encoding DUF916 domain-containing protein codes for the protein MRKPYVLLLSLLGLFLAGTAAPTSAHAADNGSWSVYPVASKIAARPYFYLSADPGQTVTDKVAVANKTGRPLTFRLYAADAYNTARDGGFAVRTVKETMHGVGAWARTAKTRITVPAHKTVTVPFTLRVPEGAEPGDHPGAIVALDEHVDPGSGRVALGVQRAVGARVYLRVGGPTLPALSVEHVHIGHHQPLVPGLGDSTATITYTLRNTGNVTLHPKVDLRARGLFGRTLLDRDLTRVPSELLPGQHVTLTESWHGAPQLNRAAVTLTASAPGTRQSASASFLALPWLVVALVFAAGVVTGVLLVRARRGRARRSAPVRRSRRAAPTPSRPRSSPSARP